One window of Halorubrum sp. CBA1229 genomic DNA carries:
- a CDS encoding extracellular solute-binding protein, with amino-acid sequence MPKDTMERRQVMKYAAALGLTSIAGCSGNSGGDGSDDQSGSDPGSDDQTEADQGPDIPNTLASWDFISVDEPAPIDERITGAEWTPPEFDEEAVADSVKYFNMGSMKNDPATAWFQDRVDERTGITVEPIVVPSKRATPKITTVLSSRAEEPAMMQIDRQMYMDFVEPGWLEPVDQLWTEAAYEYFPQAFSAEFATDMDVTADEPHQYISVAIAEGSVKNYRPDLLQELGFDADFLKRPTWEDVREVCEEADSQDVDYYGHAWYGGGVRYPSYPWMLKVWSQGERIVQDGEVIFNSDAGVEALEWQRQLIEDGLVPDVLSLGQGGPEDLFLGGEIVGYTGGSKMIPRALEQLGEAGEAYDLGLPAKYGSDGEHATFLGTDTICINRFAPPEKKKAALVYMDGCRSAEASAQEFVQEGNMPANSAAWDLDIVQSEAPFQEIPQESIENAREGLWPRQIQTIEVLVAELQAAWAGQKSPQEALDDAQAEVDGILQQN; translated from the coding sequence ATGCCAAAAGATACCATGGAGAGGCGGCAGGTGATGAAATACGCTGCCGCGCTTGGGCTGACGAGCATCGCAGGCTGCTCCGGTAACTCCGGCGGTGACGGCAGCGACGATCAGAGTGGATCGGATCCGGGGTCGGACGATCAAACTGAAGCAGATCAGGGGCCGGACATTCCCAACACGCTAGCGAGTTGGGACTTCATCAGCGTCGACGAACCGGCGCCGATCGACGAGCGGATCACCGGAGCCGAGTGGACTCCGCCAGAGTTCGACGAGGAAGCCGTGGCGGATTCGGTCAAGTACTTCAATATGGGATCGATGAAAAACGATCCGGCGACCGCGTGGTTCCAGGACCGGGTCGACGAGCGGACCGGCATCACCGTGGAACCGATCGTCGTTCCGTCGAAGCGGGCCACGCCGAAGATCACGACGGTCCTTTCCTCGCGGGCAGAGGAGCCGGCGATGATGCAGATCGACCGGCAGATGTATATGGACTTCGTCGAACCAGGATGGCTCGAACCGGTCGATCAGCTCTGGACGGAGGCCGCCTACGAGTACTTCCCGCAGGCGTTCTCGGCGGAGTTCGCCACCGATATGGACGTCACGGCCGACGAGCCGCACCAATATATTAGCGTCGCGATTGCCGAGGGTTCGGTCAAGAACTACCGTCCCGACCTCCTGCAGGAACTCGGCTTCGACGCAGACTTCCTCAAGCGGCCGACGTGGGAGGACGTCCGCGAAGTGTGTGAGGAAGCCGATTCGCAGGACGTCGACTACTACGGCCACGCTTGGTACGGCGGCGGCGTCCGTTACCCCTCCTACCCGTGGATGCTGAAGGTGTGGTCGCAGGGCGAGCGAATCGTGCAGGACGGTGAGGTCATCTTCAACAGCGACGCTGGCGTGGAGGCGCTCGAGTGGCAACGGCAGCTCATCGAGGACGGACTCGTCCCCGACGTCCTGTCGCTCGGACAGGGAGGTCCGGAGGACCTCTTCCTCGGTGGCGAGATCGTCGGGTACACGGGCGGGTCGAAAATGATCCCGCGCGCACTCGAACAACTGGGCGAGGCCGGCGAGGCATACGACCTCGGGCTTCCCGCCAAATACGGGTCTGACGGCGAACACGCGACGTTCCTCGGCACCGACACCATCTGCATAAACCGGTTCGCGCCGCCTGAAAAGAAGAAAGCCGCGCTGGTCTACATGGACGGCTGCCGGAGTGCCGAGGCGTCCGCACAGGAGTTCGTTCAGGAAGGTAACATGCCGGCCAACTCCGCTGCGTGGGACCTCGATATCGTCCAGTCGGAGGCGCCGTTCCAGGAGATCCCGCAGGAATCTATCGAGAACGCGCGCGAGGGGCTGTGGCCCCGACAGATCCAGACGATTGAGGTGCTCGTCGCGGAACTGCAGGCAGCGTGGGCCGGACAGAAATCGCCGCAAGAAGCGCTCGACGACGCACAGGCGGAAGTCGACGGAATCCTGCAGCAGAACTGA
- a CDS encoding dihydrodipicolinate synthase family protein has translation MSYENVKSGLRSVAFTVTTPFDEEGENVRYDVHKENVRAIEDAGAELFVPCGNTGEYYSLSNAERANVVEATVEAVDESSTVVAGAGGSTKNVQQLLGEYESIGVDAGMIMHPAHTYLHKEGIFQYYDDIVKSTNLPIVLYKRGPELSDDVIARLGQRENVVGVKYAVNDIGAFSKAITATDADLVWLDGIAERFAPTFALEGAEGFTTGIGSFVPKPTLELQDALRNEQWERARGIRDLLRPYEDLRQEAGSENPFGAANNIPAVKYGMELAGLYGGPVREPLVELDDQDKERAEEYYDRISSTLETANFSD, from the coding sequence ATGAGCTACGAAAACGTCAAAAGCGGGCTCCGTAGCGTCGCCTTTACCGTGACGACTCCGTTCGACGAAGAGGGCGAGAACGTACGGTACGACGTCCACAAAGAGAACGTTCGTGCTATCGAGGACGCCGGCGCGGAACTGTTCGTTCCGTGTGGGAACACCGGCGAGTACTATTCTCTCTCGAACGCCGAGCGAGCAAACGTTGTCGAGGCGACGGTCGAAGCGGTCGACGAAAGTAGTACGGTCGTCGCCGGTGCCGGTGGCAGCACAAAGAACGTACAGCAACTCCTGGGCGAGTACGAGTCGATCGGGGTCGACGCGGGGATGATTATGCACCCGGCCCACACGTACCTCCACAAAGAGGGGATCTTCCAGTACTACGATGACATCGTGAAGTCGACCAATCTCCCGATCGTTCTCTACAAACGGGGGCCGGAGCTTTCCGACGACGTCATCGCGAGACTGGGCCAGCGAGAGAACGTCGTTGGCGTCAAATACGCGGTGAATGACATCGGGGCGTTCTCCAAAGCGATTACGGCTACAGACGCTGATCTCGTCTGGCTCGATGGAATCGCCGAGCGGTTCGCGCCGACGTTCGCTCTGGAGGGAGCAGAAGGGTTTACCACTGGCATCGGTTCGTTCGTCCCGAAACCGACACTGGAACTACAAGACGCTCTCAGAAACGAACAGTGGGAGCGCGCGCGTGGAATCCGGGACCTGCTCCGCCCCTACGAGGATCTCCGGCAAGAGGCCGGCTCTGAGAACCCGTTCGGCGCGGCGAACAATATTCCCGCAGTCAAATACGGGATGGAGCTCGCCGGCCTATACGGTGGACCGGTGCGCGAGCCGCTCGTGGAACTCGATGATCAGGACAAAGAGCGCGCCGAGGAGTATTACGACCGAATCTCCTCGACGTTGGAGACAGCGAACTTCAGCGACTGA
- a CDS encoding sugar ABC transporter permease, which produces MGVANRIAETYEKLFNRQTGPEDIGPVREFINDHFMGVVLFLPLLVLGGLVVLPLWYLLYSSVHRTGRYVQGTQFVGLENYIQAFNDPMFWMTLQHSTLYAVGSVVIAFLLGLISALAINQLRNERLRSTFTVLILLAWAVPLVVTGLIWRFILNANYGIANAFLIQAGLITESIGFITSSTPAFLAIIVVDAWARAPFATIILLAGLQTIPEDLYEAARIDGATDFQMFKDITLPHLKPSAGVALLIMSMFAFRTFSVVFALTQGGPSNATEVLATYIYRTGIGQGRLGYAAALSVIMILITLVFVTLYVKRIQQEALETA; this is translated from the coding sequence ATGGGTGTTGCTAACAGAATAGCAGAAACCTACGAGAAGCTGTTCAACCGACAGACCGGACCGGAAGATATCGGACCAGTACGAGAGTTCATCAACGACCACTTCATGGGGGTCGTGTTGTTCCTCCCTCTACTGGTGCTCGGGGGACTCGTGGTGCTCCCGCTCTGGTACCTCCTCTATTCGAGCGTTCACCGGACGGGACGGTACGTCCAGGGAACGCAGTTCGTCGGACTGGAGAACTACATCCAGGCGTTCAACGATCCGATGTTCTGGATGACGCTCCAGCACTCGACGCTGTACGCAGTTGGGTCGGTTGTGATCGCGTTCCTCCTCGGACTCATCAGTGCGCTCGCGATCAATCAGCTACGAAACGAACGGTTACGGAGCACGTTCACCGTTCTTATTCTACTCGCGTGGGCAGTCCCGCTGGTCGTCACCGGACTGATCTGGCGGTTCATCCTCAACGCGAACTACGGAATTGCGAACGCCTTCCTGATACAGGCGGGACTGATCACAGAGAGCATCGGGTTCATCACTAGCTCGACGCCGGCCTTCCTCGCGATCATCGTTGTGGACGCGTGGGCCCGGGCGCCGTTCGCCACAATCATCCTCCTCGCGGGGCTCCAGACGATTCCGGAGGACCTCTACGAGGCAGCACGGATCGACGGAGCGACGGACTTCCAGATGTTCAAAGACATCACCCTCCCGCACCTCAAACCCTCTGCGGGCGTCGCACTCCTCATTATGTCGATGTTCGCGTTCCGCACGTTCTCGGTCGTGTTCGCGCTGACTCAGGGCGGGCCGAGTAACGCGACCGAAGTCCTGGCGACGTACATCTACCGAACCGGTATCGGTCAGGGACGGCTCGGCTACGCCGCCGCGCTGTCTGTGATTATGATCCTGATCACGCTCGTGTTCGTGACCTTGTACGTCAAACGAATACAGCAAGAAGCGCTCGAAACCGCATAA
- a CDS encoding carbohydrate ABC transporter permease gives MALLDTFVSSDRRYEISQQIASVVKSRYFIIGVLLLITLYFTFPIYWTFVSSIKTLEGIHRFPPTLIPQDTIVPLWQNYVDIWVQRNFDSYTINSLVIAVSTTVIVMFFGTLAGYGFSRFRFPYDDYVFIGILGARLLPPIGMLVPFFTVFGDLNLLDTRIALIVVYTYMNLPLVVWLMRNFFVSIPSDLDEAAYIDGATRFQTFKDIILPLARPGIAASAILVFLFSWREFLFALVLTVSPSARTLPVGSVLFVEDVVTLWNYLAAAGFLAMLPALLFVILFQRHIVSGLTAGAVKG, from the coding sequence ATGGCACTACTGGACACATTCGTCAGTTCGGATCGCCGATACGAGATCAGTCAACAGATTGCGAGCGTCGTCAAGTCCCGATACTTCATCATCGGGGTCTTACTACTTATCACGCTGTACTTCACGTTCCCCATCTACTGGACGTTCGTGTCGTCGATTAAAACTCTCGAAGGGATTCATCGATTCCCCCCGACGCTCATCCCGCAGGACACGATCGTTCCCCTCTGGCAGAACTACGTCGATATCTGGGTGCAACGTAACTTCGATAGCTACACGATCAACAGCCTCGTCATCGCGGTCTCGACCACGGTGATCGTGATGTTCTTCGGGACGCTCGCCGGATACGGGTTCTCGCGCTTTCGGTTCCCGTACGACGATTACGTCTTCATCGGTATCCTCGGCGCTCGCCTTCTCCCGCCGATCGGGATGCTGGTTCCGTTCTTCACCGTCTTCGGCGACTTAAACCTTCTCGACACGCGGATCGCATTAATCGTCGTGTACACGTATATGAACCTGCCCCTCGTGGTCTGGCTGATGCGAAACTTCTTCGTCTCGATTCCGTCTGATCTCGACGAAGCGGCCTATATCGACGGCGCGACCCGATTCCAGACGTTCAAGGACATCATCCTGCCGCTCGCTCGGCCGGGGATTGCCGCATCCGCCATCCTTGTGTTCTTGTTCTCCTGGCGCGAGTTCCTGTTCGCGCTCGTCCTGACCGTCTCACCCTCCGCGCGGACGCTTCCGGTCGGATCCGTCCTGTTCGTCGAAGACGTCGTCACGCTCTGGAACTATCTTGCTGCTGCCGGATTCTTGGCGATGCTCCCGGCGCTTCTCTTCGTCATCCTGTTCCAGCGCCACATCGTCAGCGGCCTCACTGCCGGCGCGGTCAAGGGATAA
- a CDS encoding transposase, with protein sequence MIPIDANGFRAKREAVRSLLETAQQYVSIRHVNLDRGFYQVHVVAELDRLDVGYIVRARQSSEMKRRLSAGAEAVADEYTMQRKRKPTASVDVTVFAVPHRTSEDDNIWFVISSDVDTSTAKAYAAAFRRRWGIKTSYRQIGDLLPRTSSPTFSERLFYFLFAVSLYNLWVLANVLAAPRTGPKTPQISTRIFRRLVLSTEYG encoded by the coding sequence GTGATACCAATAGACGCGAACGGCTTTCGCGCCAAGCGCGAAGCCGTTCGCTCTTTGCTCGAAACGGCTCAACAGTATGTCTCAATTCGACATGTGAACCTCGACCGTGGATTCTATCAAGTTCACGTCGTTGCAGAGTTAGATCGGCTCGATGTCGGTTATATCGTGCGTGCGCGTCAGAGTAGTGAAATGAAAAGACGTCTTAGCGCTGGCGCTGAGGCGGTCGCTGACGAGTATACGATGCAGCGAAAGCGCAAACCAACGGCGTCAGTAGATGTCACGGTCTTTGCGGTTCCGCACCGCACAAGCGAAGACGATAACATATGGTTCGTGATAAGTTCGGACGTAGATACGTCGACAGCGAAAGCGTACGCGGCGGCGTTTCGCCGCCGCTGGGGAATCAAAACATCATATCGACAGATCGGTGATCTTCTTCCGAGAACCTCGTCGCCAACGTTCTCTGAGAGGTTATTCTACTTTTTATTCGCGGTGTCGCTGTATAATCTGTGGGTGTTAGCCAACGTCCTAGCCGCACCTAGAACAGGTCCAAAGACACCACAGATCTCAACACGGATCTTCCGTAGATTGGTTCTCTCGACAGAATACGGCTGA
- a CDS encoding ABC transporter ATP-binding protein, with protein MSQQVDDQDRGADKKTTLQLEGLTKIYDEGDENVLAVDEMNVDIKDGEFLVFVGPSGCGKTTTLRCIAGLEDITDGAVIIDGEDVSGQAPRERDIAMVFQTYALYPHMTVRENMAYPLKVRGYDREDRERQVEETAELLQIPELLNRQPADLSGGQQQRVALGRALVREPKVFLFDEPLSNLDAKLRVRMRTELNRLHSQIGKTSVYVTHDQAEAMTLGDRIAVMQDAEIQQIAPPQTVYDQPVSQFVAGFIGSPQMNFFDGTARIEDDRVVVDTGAFEITLPEVTSEKIELDQPGGQEISFGIRPEDLYAESTGEEPDASTSSFEAEVLVVEEMGSEFHLTLERNGVEFQGIVEPDADLEREDRATIELDLEKCHLFDGSTGDSLLYGPDSGS; from the coding sequence ATGAGTCAACAGGTGGACGATCAGGATAGAGGCGCTGACAAAAAGACGACGCTGCAGCTCGAGGGCCTGACGAAAATATACGACGAGGGGGACGAAAACGTCTTAGCTGTCGATGAGATGAACGTCGATATCAAGGACGGGGAGTTCCTCGTCTTTGTCGGTCCATCAGGCTGTGGAAAGACGACCACGCTGCGATGTATCGCCGGACTCGAAGACATCACTGATGGTGCGGTCATCATCGATGGCGAGGACGTATCGGGACAGGCACCGAGAGAACGTGACATCGCGATGGTGTTCCAGACGTACGCTCTCTACCCGCACATGACGGTCCGCGAGAATATGGCGTACCCGCTCAAGGTCCGGGGATACGACCGTGAGGACCGGGAGCGACAAGTCGAGGAGACGGCGGAGCTCCTCCAGATTCCGGAACTGCTTAACCGCCAACCTGCAGACCTCTCCGGCGGACAGCAACAGCGGGTCGCGCTCGGTCGCGCACTTGTCCGCGAGCCGAAGGTCTTCCTGTTCGACGAACCGCTGAGCAACCTCGACGCAAAACTACGCGTGCGGATGCGGACAGAACTGAACCGACTCCACAGCCAGATCGGCAAGACGTCCGTCTACGTCACCCACGATCAGGCCGAGGCGATGACGCTCGGCGATCGGATCGCGGTGATGCAGGACGCAGAGATCCAGCAGATTGCACCGCCTCAGACCGTCTACGACCAGCCGGTCAGTCAGTTCGTCGCGGGGTTCATCGGGAGTCCGCAGATGAATTTCTTCGACGGAACGGCACGGATCGAGGACGATCGCGTCGTCGTCGATACCGGGGCGTTCGAAATCACGCTTCCGGAAGTGACGAGCGAGAAGATCGAACTCGATCAACCGGGGGGACAAGAAATCTCGTTCGGGATCCGTCCGGAAGATCTGTACGCCGAATCGACCGGCGAGGAACCGGACGCTTCGACGAGCAGCTTCGAGGCCGAAGTCCTCGTCGTCGAGGAGATGGGCTCAGAGTTCCACCTCACGCTTGAACGCAACGGCGTCGAATTCCAGGGAATTGTCGAACCCGACGCCGACCTCGAACGCGAGGACCGGGCAACTATCGAACTCGACCTCGAAAAATGCCACCTGTTCGATGGCTCTACCGGCGATTCGCTGCTCTACGGTCCTGATAGCGGCAGTTGA
- a CDS encoding C-terminal binding protein, whose protein sequence is MSTKDTLEVGLTAETLYNQSIESDVFGELDVTFRTADVETTDDVVEAFAGVDAVIDRLNSVPYPRDVIDRLAAEGCRVLARCGIGVDMIDHEWAAERGMSVVNVPEYCQEEVADHAILLILALQRDLAVYNGALHAGQWDRRLATASIERTSTQVLGLVGFGSIARRVAERANAFGMDVIATDPEVDVETMSEFNVGEREHTTLLETADVISVHVPLIDQTRGMFDRDAFDRMKDSAYLVNVSRGGIVDERALAVAIEEDIVGGAALDVHVEEPADRLGAGGTASFESPLRSSDNVLLTPHVAWFSAAAEETKRRRAAEDVRRVLTGSEPENPVNDPTQNI, encoded by the coding sequence ATGAGTACGAAGGATACCCTTGAAGTTGGTCTCACTGCCGAGACGCTGTACAATCAGTCGATCGAATCGGACGTGTTCGGAGAACTTGACGTGACGTTCCGGACGGCGGATGTCGAAACGACCGACGATGTCGTCGAGGCCTTTGCCGGCGTCGACGCGGTGATCGATCGGTTGAATTCGGTTCCGTACCCTCGCGATGTCATCGACAGACTCGCTGCGGAGGGGTGTCGCGTCCTCGCCCGGTGCGGCATCGGCGTCGATATGATCGATCACGAGTGGGCGGCCGAGCGAGGGATGTCCGTCGTCAACGTCCCCGAGTACTGTCAGGAGGAAGTCGCAGACCACGCGATTCTGTTGATTCTTGCGCTCCAGCGCGACCTCGCTGTATATAATGGCGCATTACACGCGGGGCAGTGGGACAGACGCCTCGCGACCGCCTCGATCGAACGGACGAGTACGCAGGTGCTCGGTCTCGTCGGGTTCGGATCTATCGCACGTCGGGTCGCAGAACGCGCGAACGCCTTCGGAATGGACGTCATCGCGACCGATCCCGAAGTGGACGTAGAGACGATGTCCGAGTTCAACGTGGGTGAGCGAGAGCACACGACTCTCCTCGAAACCGCAGACGTCATCTCCGTCCACGTACCCCTCATAGACCAGACCCGGGGGATGTTCGACCGGGACGCGTTCGACCGGATGAAAGATTCCGCGTATCTGGTGAACGTCTCGCGGGGCGGCATTGTCGACGAACGCGCGCTCGCTGTCGCTATCGAGGAGGACATCGTTGGGGGGGCGGCGCTCGATGTGCACGTCGAGGAACCCGCAGACAGACTGGGCGCGGGGGGGACCGCCTCCTTCGAGAGCCCGCTCAGGAGCTCCGATAACGTCCTGTTGACGCCGCACGTCGCGTGGTTTTCGGCGGCAGCCGAAGAGACGAAACGACGTCGGGCAGCCGAAGACGTCCGTCGCGTTCTGACGGGGTCAGAGCCCGAAAATCCGGTGAACGACCCGACGCAAAATATATAA
- a CDS encoding mandelate racemase/muconate lactonizing enzyme family protein yields MRISEVSVYSLSCPIEPKQVRPFYGGFRRLHKRDFVLAVVETADGAVGYAPAGASSSAMREYFEDASHDSFADLLETRIADAIIGEEIDAPGDISAAIRNLDLPTKLESEAISVFDVAYHDLWGKRVGEPVYELLADRDVQPEPLDMYASAGMYMDPEGYAEQASVIAVRGFDAYKYRPAGPPEEDIETVRRIRERVGDEMEIMIDAHTWWKLGERSYDFQQVEQLLNEIEAYDPYWIEEPVQPADYDAYERLAAATDVPLAGGESEDSPAGLKRLSETGVDYLQGDVRHHCGFTGCWELIEACADDGSITFVPHNFGTHLGLVANAHLITASPESPLLEYPVFGSDVAGMYPFPLAEDVLSTDLDIADGQLRLPDRPGLGVEVNESVIENYPHVDGPWTEFVYE; encoded by the coding sequence ATGCGTATTAGCGAAGTAAGCGTATACTCGCTATCGTGTCCGATCGAGCCGAAGCAGGTTCGTCCGTTCTACGGCGGTTTCCGCCGTCTACACAAGCGTGATTTCGTGCTCGCTGTCGTGGAGACCGCCGACGGCGCGGTGGGATACGCGCCGGCGGGTGCGTCGAGTTCGGCGATGCGCGAGTACTTCGAGGACGCTTCTCACGACAGTTTCGCTGATCTGCTCGAGACACGCATCGCCGACGCCATCATCGGGGAGGAGATCGACGCCCCTGGCGACATCAGCGCGGCGATCCGCAATCTCGACCTGCCGACCAAGCTCGAATCCGAAGCGATCAGCGTCTTCGACGTCGCGTATCACGACCTGTGGGGAAAACGTGTGGGCGAACCCGTGTACGAACTGCTCGCAGACCGCGATGTCCAGCCGGAACCGCTGGATATGTATGCGAGCGCCGGGATGTATATGGACCCAGAAGGGTACGCCGAACAGGCGTCCGTGATCGCGGTTCGCGGGTTCGATGCGTACAAATATCGACCGGCCGGTCCGCCGGAGGAAGACATCGAGACGGTTCGTCGCATCCGCGAGCGCGTCGGCGATGAGATGGAGATTATGATCGATGCACACACGTGGTGGAAACTTGGCGAGCGGTCCTACGACTTCCAGCAGGTGGAGCAACTGCTTAATGAAATCGAGGCGTACGATCCCTACTGGATCGAAGAGCCGGTCCAGCCCGCAGATTACGACGCGTACGAACGTCTCGCCGCGGCGACCGACGTCCCGCTCGCCGGAGGGGAAAGCGAGGACTCCCCGGCAGGACTGAAGCGACTCAGCGAGACGGGCGTCGATTACCTTCAGGGCGACGTCCGTCACCACTGCGGATTTACGGGCTGCTGGGAGCTGATCGAGGCGTGTGCCGATGACGGTTCGATCACGTTCGTTCCCCACAACTTCGGGACGCATCTCGGGCTGGTCGCGAATGCGCATCTCATCACGGCGTCGCCGGAGTCGCCGTTACTGGAGTACCCCGTTTTCGGCAGCGATGTCGCCGGAATGTATCCGTTCCCGCTGGCCGAAGACGTGCTTTCGACCGACCTCGACATCGCAGATGGACAGCTGAGGCTTCCGGACAGGCCGGGACTGGGCGTCGAGGTCAACGAGAGCGTGATCGAGAACTACCCGCACGTGGACGGACCGTGGACCGAGTTCGTCTACGAATAG